A window of Rhinatrema bivittatum chromosome 2, aRhiBiv1.1, whole genome shotgun sequence contains these coding sequences:
- the LOC115083846 gene encoding gastrula zinc finger protein XlCGF26.1-like isoform X2 — protein MQEDFQMISSRVENDEPKNNNTEQHHWELNETPERIITGVKPFRCAECDKSFTQKWSLQSHQKIHVGVKPFICPECGKSFRRKSHLKSHLGIHSGVKPFTCTECGKSFTHKASFILHQRIHTGVKPFTCSECDKSFSQKASLISHERTHTGVKPFMCTVCGKSFSRKTFLTKHICHTVVKPFTCNECGKCFSRKMHLTNHKVFHTGVKAFTCIECDKSFRQKSSLTLHQRMHTGVKPFTCTECEKNFRQKASLIMHQKVHAGLREFTCTECSKSFSHKISFTLHQRMHAGVKPFTCSECGKNFRQKSSLTLHQRIHTGVKPFTCTECGKTFSRKCSLTSHLIVHTGLKPFACTECGKSFSRKARLTKHKGCYHSHMKIFTCT, from the exons ATGCAGGAGGATTTCCAAATGATATCTTCGCGTGTAG aAAATGATGAGCCGAAAAACAATAATACAGAGCAACATCACTGGGAGCTCAATGAGACTCCAGAAAGGATCATCACTGGTGTGAAACCATTTAGATGtgctgaatgtgataaaagctttacACAGAAGTGGTCTCTCCAGTCGCATCAGAAAATACATGTTGGAGTGAAGCCATTTATATGTCcagagtgtggtaaaagctttaggaGGAAGTCACACCTAAAATCACATCTGGGAATCCACAGtggagtgaaaccatttacatgtactgagtgtggtaaaagctttacaCATAAAGCATCTTtcatattgcatcagagaatccatactggcgtgaaaccatttacatgtagtgaatgtgataaaagcttcagtcagaaggCATCACTTATATCACATGAGAGAACACACACTGGTGTGAAACCATTTATGTGTACTgtatgtgggaaaagcttcagtcGGAAGACATTTCTCACAAAGCACATTTGCCACACTGttgtgaaaccatttacatgcaatgAGTGTGGTAAATGCTTTAGTCGGAAGATGCACCTAACAAACCACAAAGTCTTCCATACTGGAGtgaaagcatttacatgtattgagtgtgataaaagctttaggCAAAAATCATCTCTCACATTGCATCAGAGAATGCACACTGGagtaaaaccatttacatgtactgaatgtgagaAAAACTTTAGGCAAAAGGCATCTCTTATAATGCATCAGAAAGTCCATGCTGGCCTGAGAgaatttacatgtactgagtgtagtaAAAGCTTTAGTCATAAGATATCCTTCACATTACATCAGAGAATGCACGctggagtgaaaccatttacatgtagtgagtgtggtaaaaacTTTAGACAAAAGTCATCTCTCacattgcatcagagaatccacactggagtaaAACCATTTACGTGTACTGAGTGTGGGAAAACGTTTAGTCGGAAGTGCTCTCTCACATCACATCTGATAGTCCACACTGGATTGAAAccatttgcatgtactgagtgtggtaaaagctttagtcggAAAGCACGCCTCACAAAACACAAAGGATGCTACCATTCACATATGAAAATATTTACATGTACTTAG